In the genome of Naumovozyma dairenensis CBS 421 chromosome 7, complete genome, the window CTTTGGGTAGTTTCACTGTCATTGTCATTATGAGTATTGTTTAGTATATTCCCAACGTTAgaagttttatttttatttgataaagcCAACATCTGTGAATGAGAAGATGTTATggttgatgatgatggttgGCTTATATTGGACGTAGTCTTAACATTCGAAGTGGAGGTTGGGATAGTGATGGGTAGcttttcattttgattTGAAGAACTACTTGGTGTCTTTTCAATAGtatcttggaaaatatCGTGTATTGGATCATATACTCTTCCACCCATTATTTGTATGATATTGTTCTCGTTGTTAGAGTTTTTTGGTACGAAGAGGCTCTAATCAATCGAATGGAAGCCTGTTGATATGATAGTTTCAGATAGTCAGTAGACTAGtgtatttgtattaaaATCTATTTTTGTCTAATACTATTTACAAGGTTAAGACTCTTACAAGATAGATGAAGGTGATACGTATAGTCTATGAATAAGTATAAGCCATTAAGATTAAAGAACgatataaagaaagaatgtAAGACCAAAGAACAAAGAGGTGTTTGATCCGAGttcctttcctttctttttcgTTTCGTTTCGTTTCGTTTCGTTTCCACCTTGTCaggaaaaaaaaggaagacCAAGAAaaagttttgttttttgtttgatgGATGGTTCCATTTTCGCAATACTCTCTCTGTGTCCTCTGTCTTTCTCTTCCTTTCTCTCACTACCTTTTTCCACCTTCCAGATTCTCCATTTTTCAACTAACACGCTTAGCGTATGTGCGTCTATTACTTACTAACTTAAATATTTACGTGTAGTTAACTTAAGTTACGTACGCGCGTAGAAAAATGGTTTTCGCGcgaacaaaacaaaaacacaCAGAAGAGAGACACTTATTAGGGAATGGACTCCAGCGCCCACTGAGGGAGAACAAGTCAAATGTTACAGGAATCACAAGAAATTTCACCAGCGAAAACATGCTGTACGTACTGTATctcagatgaagaaataccCGTCTACCAGGCGGTTTCGTTTTGAATATAAGGCTCCCCTacccccccccccccaCCCCACTCCCTTCCAAACATAAGTATCCTCATATTAAGCGTACGCTAGGTAAAGGAAACGCCCACAACACTTACCTCGGCTCATCAGGAATAAAAAGCTCATGTCACAACAgtttatttatatcatGCCATGCTTTAATCTCCTAAATGTAAAAGGGATCATGTTTTGATCAGGTGTTCCGTGATTATTCGCTTATCTAAGTACCTAGTCTATCTGAACAAGTTATAAGTAGTAGTAGTTAAACATTACAGATTAGGTGACACAGCAATGCGTTCTATGTAGCGTGTAGTAATCTCATATCTCTTACTTGAccattttttatatataatctgcagcaaaaaaaaaaaaaagaatgaaCGCTTTTCAAATAGAAGGTTCTGCCTGAGGAAAACAGTacagaaaaatatatataataattagtcatttctttcttttattgGCAATTGGAAGACTATataaatacatatatataagtaGATATCATATATTGGAATTAGAGTTGGAATTTGAGTCCATGATAATTGACATACTATCAATATTAGTATTTGATTGATTATTACTACTATGGTGATTTATTTCCCcatcttcttgttcttggaAAAGTTGTTGTCGTTGAAGTGGTGATGCAGATCTTTCAGGTATATTGAAATCTAACATTTCAATATATGATTCTCCATCCTTTTCAACTGCTGCAACTAATAATGATCCTTTAAAATTAACTGACCAAATTTGATCTGAATCCTTTAGTAAATCTGAATGAACTAAAGAACCTGTCCttaaattataaatattgaattgCCCTTCAGATCCACTTACaagaatattatcattcatGAAAAAAGTTGTAATTGCActcaaattattatgatgataagaaaattttcttgAGTAATCGTTTGAATCCCAACCTCTTAATGAACCATCTGCAGCAGCACTAactaaatatttatcagataatcttaataatCCAACAAGTGCTGTATGTCCTTGCAATGTCATCATAGGACCATTAATTCTTGTACATGGTGTAGCAGAAATGGTTACTACACTACAAACTCCattattccaaatattttcaagatCCCAAATCTTAATTGTTGAATCCATACTTGCTGAAATACATCGTTTCCTTTGATGATCATATATTGTAGAATATATTCTATCTGTATGACCAATTAAAAGATAAATACATTTCATTTGAGCAATATCCCAAAccatcaaattattatcataagatccactaataataatattcccATGACCAGATATAGTTCTAACAGATGCCATATGACCTCTTAATACACCAACAAAATAAGGATTTTCCTCAGGagtattgaaaattaatgGTAATTCATCAATGGATCTATTATCTTCACGAACTAATTTCCATACATGTAAAGTATTATCTCTTGAACCAGtaacaatatatttaatatttttatacGTGACAATTTCTAAACATCTAACAGTAGAAGTATGACCTTTAAATACATGTGTACAACAACCACGTTTAATATCCCAAACACGGACTGTCCTATCTGTAGAACCTGATACTATAAtaccatcttcatcatattTTAATGCCCAAACACCACCTTCATGACCACTTAATTCCTTAAGAaagattttctttttggaaTCATATATTCTTAATTGTCTATCATCTGCCCCAGTTATTACataatcatcttcaaattgTAAACATGTTACTACGCTAGTGGAATGTCCTAATAATGTTGTTCTTTGTGGTTtaaaatttggattataccaatttttcaaaactttcAAGTtagaataaaataatttcttataAATTTgtgatgaattattttcattcgtattattattatcatgatTGTTTAAGAAActttcatttaataataaatttttccatAACATTGGTGTATTATTTATGATTTTATTCCAATGAGGACAAACTTGAAGacatttaaaaatatcttgataaggtaaatttttcaagattttaattgataattcaatgggtaatgatgatattatatctcttttcaaattattatttaataatgagTTCATATCTGATAGTTCTGTTCTgtttaaattggaaattattttgaaaattaaattcTTATATTGTATTGGTGTTAGTTGATTTTTAAGATTATTGTATAAATTTTCcgttaataaatattcatcattattattggtatttgTGACTAGCATATTGAGGTCTAaagcattattattattcgtagtagtattattattgttatttctATTTCCATTAGTATCAACAATCATATCACAGTCATCTGATTCAGTGCTTTCATGATGTTGTGTTCGTGGGGTATTCATTCCGGATGTTGCAGTTGGAGATAACGGTAATGCATCTTCTGATAAGGAAGTATAGCCATTGACCGTATTAGTCGTACTAGTGGTAGTATTAGACGCTGTTGTTCCTGTCATAATTGTTACAGTGGTTAGAGAAGCACCTCCATCAGTATTAGTTCTCGTTGTGGGAGTAGTTGCGACTGCAACTCTATTAGCAGTATTAACTAATATATGAGTCAAATGAGTTCTTGAAGTATCTAAAGAGACATTAGGAAGagtattattgttgatCACAGTATCAGTATCGACATTTAATGAAGTCGGAATGATAggtatcatcatttgtGATGGGGTTAAATCTTGCAATTTTACTCTTTTATTAGACAtcatatcatcaatatcgtcctcatcatcatcatcatcatcattattattattgttattgttcttgatttttttagtaatattttgatttgttCTATAATTTATGATATTATTCGATTGCTGTTCTTGACTATTTGACGGTAAAATAGTTCTAATATCTGAATCTCTACTTCTTTTAAAACTTAAACCCATAATTTCAGAACTATTGGTGGtactatcattattattattattattattctgaaaatgattcgttgtttttgttgttcCATTTGAGTTTTGTGATTCTGCcaaatttgatgaatttgatgaaattgaatggTCCTGCAATATCGGATGATTATTTGTAGAGAGAATATCTGTTTTCCTAGGTCTTCTTCTTAAACGATAAAGGTAAGGAACTGGTATATCACGAAGAGGGTATTCTGGAGTATTTCTATTCATAGTATCGTACTGAGATGTATAGTGTGTGGTAAATAAACAGCTTGTTTGGGGACTATATAGTACTAGCGTTTGATTCTAGTATaattattcttttattatagGGAGCTATACTGTGTTGTATGGACTTCCTCCTAAGGTCAGTAAATTCTCGAGACGATAGTGTGATATTCTGTGTTTCTTTTACTTATTCCCCGCCGTTTTTTTTTGCTGGACTTGCGGTAACAAAGAATTAAAGGATAATATGGTAAATTAGGATAGTAGGTTTGGCAGTTTTAGATGACTATATCATCTATCAGAAGTACTTGTTCTTTCAAGACTTTTATGACTACtctttgtattttttttcctccCATGCCTCTACATGCGTACGTAAAGAAACATTTAATAACGTGAACTAAGCGGTAAGTGGcatattagaaaatattttcacaAAGCCGGggtttcttcaattattaACCAACAACGCCGCAAAGGGaaggaaagaaagaacTAAAGAAGAGAGTGAGATACAAGAAAAGTAGAGGTGAACTCATCAGAATATCTACAGACAGCTGTTTATGGGAATCTTGTGTGCATTTCTCTTAAAAGGTAGGGGGCCTTTCTCAGACTGCAATCCTGCTAGGTACATATTGATGGTACCCGGGAACTTCCTCTCCGCAGCTGCAGGGATCGTAACtatagatatataaataacaagagaaaaatgtcttatatatatatatatatatatatatatatatagaattgttatttaattgaaagTTACATGCATCATTGTCCAACTAGCGAAGGATAGAAAACTTGCAATAATTTGGCATAAGCATTTATTTAGAATGTATGATTTCTTTATCTACTGGATGAAATGAGGACCTAAACTATAAGAACCGTTGTATGAGTGCACTATGACGGGATAAGGGCTGGATAAGAGACGGGATAAGAAACACTTcatgatatgatatatgTGGGGATGTATCCCTCGTGGTCTATGAATCCATCAATGAATCCGTCAAGTACTGGCCGAGTAACTGACTGCGCGCCATGGAAACTATACCTCTCACAACGCAATGAATGAGGAAACAAAATTTTGAGAGAGGCAGAACGCGAAAACGCGTAAAGTTAGCGACTTTACCTCTTCTTTACATTATTACTCGAGATTTCCTGCATATCTATTTATCTTATAGACTACAAGCAACAAAACAAATCGTAGCTCCAAAACGATCTAAAGAATACTCAAGTGAAGGTATCCAACTTTGGACCAAACgcaaaaaaataatgggTCGATTGAGTGGAttagaattgaataatttcaaatcctATAAAGGCATTACGAAAGTCGGTTTCGGAGATTCCAATTTCACCAGTATCATAGGCCCTAATGGGTCAGGTAAATCAAACATGATGGATGCTATTTCATTCGTATTGGGTGTTAGAAGTAGTCATTTACGTTCCAATATCGTTAAAGATCTGATATATAGAGGTGTTATCAATGATAATGGTGATACAAACGAACATGGGAAAGTTACTTCTGCATACGTTAAGGCATTCTACGAAAAGA includes:
- the CDC4 gene encoding SCF ubiquitin ligase complex subunit CDC4 (similar to Saccharomyces cerevisiae CDC4 (YFL009W); ancestral locus Anc_8.67), which codes for MNRNTPEYPLRDIPVPYLYRLRRRPRKTDILSTNNHPILQDHSISSNSSNLAESQNSNGTTKTTNHFQNNNNNNNDSTTNSSEIMGLSFKRSRDSDIRTILPSNSQEQQSNNIINYRTNQNITKKIKNNNNNNNDDDDDDEDDIDDMMSNKRVKLQDLTPSQMMIPIIPTSLNVDTDTVINNNTLPNVSLDTSRTHLTHILVNTANRVAVATTPTTRTNTDGGASLTTVTIMTGTTASNTTTSTTNTVNGYTSLSEDALPLSPTATSGMNTPRTQHHESTESDDCDMIVDTNGNRNNNNNTTTNNNNALDLNMLVTNTNNNDEYLLTENLYNNLKNQLTPIQYKNLIFKIISNLNRTELSDMNSLLNNNLKRDIISSLPIELSIKILKNLPYQDIFKCLQVCPHWNKIINNTPMLWKNLLLNESFLNNHDNNNTNENNSSQIYKKLFYSNLKVLKNWYNPNFKPQRTTLLGHSTSVVTCLQFEDDYVITGADDRQLRIYDSKKKIFLKELSGHEGGVWALKYDEDGIIVSGSTDRTVRVWDIKRGCCTHVFKGHTSTVRCLEIVTYKNIKYIVTGSRDNTLHVWKLVREDNRSIDELPLIFNTPEENPYFVGVLRGHMASVRTISGHGNIIISGSYDNNLMVWDIAQMKCIYLLIGHTDRIYSTIYDHQRKRCISASMDSTIKIWDLENIWNNGVCSVVTISATPCTRINGPMMTLQGHTALVGLLRLSDKYLVSAAADGSLRGWDSNDYSRKFSYHHNNLSAITTFFMNDNILVSGSEGQFNIYNLRTGSLVHSDLLKDSDQIWSVNFKGSLLVAAVEKDGESYIEMLDFNIPERSASPLQRQQLFQEQEDGEINHHSSNNQSNTNIDSMSIIMDSNSNSNSNI